Proteins encoded by one window of Corvus hawaiiensis isolate bCorHaw1 chromosome 37 unlocalized genomic scaffold, bCorHaw1.pri.cur SUPER_37d, whole genome shotgun sequence:
- the ERFL gene encoding LOW QUALITY PROTEIN: ETS domain-containing transcription factor ERF-like (The sequence of the model RefSeq protein was modified relative to this genomic sequence to represent the inferred CDS: inserted 2 bases in 1 codon), producing MDCACVSDLLLTAPVXPRLWTPGFAFPEWAYKAESSPGSRQIQLWHFILELLRQEQYREVIAWQGDYGEFVIKDPDEVARLWGVRKCKPHMNYDKLSRALRYYYNKRILHKTKGKRFTYKFNFSKVVLVNYPLLELGGGAPLLLTPGPCPAAAPGPECAPITPETLQSLFCAPRPADPPGRPPLFERPPETPEKLRLEAAVPFLGSGLSGYSKAPALLGGGGLRAAPPPRVPLGGGGRTCLGRCRCPPPAKLPPPAALYPPPFYLPPPPPAPPAPPAPPHAGGGAGAVGEGSDSELEVTDGGGASSGDEAETPPPPQSPPPAQPPARGKGPART from the exons ATGGACTGCGCCTGCGTGTCCGACCTGCTCCTCACGGCCCCGGT CCCGCGGCTCTGGACCCCAG GGTTCGCGTTCCCCGAGTGGGCGTACAAGGCGGAGTCGAGCCCCGGCTCGCGGCAGATCCAGCTCTGGCACTtcatcctggagctgctgcggCAGGAGCAGTACCGCGAGGTCATCGCCTGGCAGGGCGACTACGGCGAGTTCGTCATCAAGGACCCCGACGAGGTGGCCCGGCTGTGGGGGGTGCGCAAGTGCAAGCCCCACATGAACTACGACAAGCTCAGCCGCGCCCTCAG GTATTACTACAACAAGCGGATCCTGCACAAGACCAAGGGCAAGCGCTTCACCTACAAGTTCAACTTCAGCAAGGTGGTGCTGGTCAACTACCCCCTCCTggaactgggggggggggctccGCTCCTGCTGACCCCCgggccctgccccgccgccgcccccggccccgagTGCGCCCCCATCACCCCCGAG acGCTGCAGTCGCTGTTctgcgccccccgccccgccgacCCCCCCGGGCGCCCCCCCCTCTTCGAGAGACCCCCCGAGACCCCCGAGAAGCTGcggctggaggcagctgtgcccttcCTGGGCTCCG GTCTCTCGGGGTACTCGAAGGCTCCGGCgcttttggggggaggggggctaCGGGCGGCCCCCCCTCCCCGAGTACCCCTGGGGGGTGGGGGTCGTACCTGCCTGgggcgctgccgctgcccccCCCCCGCCAAGCTGCCCCCCCCGGCCGCGCTCTATCCCCCCCCCTTCTAcctgccgccccctccccccgcgccccccgcgccccccgcgcccccccacGCCGGAGGGGGAGCAGGGGCGGTGGGGGAGGGGTCGGACTCGGAGCTGGAAGTGACGGACGGGGGGGGGGCGAGCTCGGGGGACGAGGCCGAGACCCCTCCCccgccccagagcccccccccAGCGCAGCCCCCCGCCCGCGGGAAGGGCCCCGCCCGTACCTGA